A single genomic interval of Streptomyces sp. NBC_00663 harbors:
- a CDS encoding EI24 domain-containing protein, with product MRDLGVGFRYLLKGQRWVARHGKQYEFGLIPGLITLVLYGAALVSLAIWGDDFTGWATPFADDWSSPWLGLFRGLLTVLLWALALLLAVLTFTAVTLLIGQPFYESLSEKVDRDVSPDGTAPESHLPLWRELWISARDSLRILFRALLWGVLLFGLGFVPFVGQTVVPVLGFFVTGFFLTEELVAVAMQRRGVELRDRLALLRSRKTLVWGFGTPLGLAFLVPFVAVFLMPGAVAGATLMARELLGEETRDDSNDAEEVTS from the coding sequence ATGCGCGATCTTGGGGTGGGGTTCAGGTACCTCCTGAAGGGCCAGCGGTGGGTGGCCCGGCACGGCAAGCAGTACGAGTTCGGGCTGATCCCGGGGCTCATCACCCTCGTTCTCTACGGGGCGGCCCTGGTGTCGCTCGCGATCTGGGGCGATGACTTCACCGGCTGGGCGACGCCGTTCGCCGACGACTGGTCGAGCCCCTGGCTGGGGCTCTTCCGCGGTCTCCTCACCGTCTTGCTGTGGGCGCTCGCCCTGCTCCTCGCGGTTCTCACCTTCACGGCGGTCACGCTCCTGATAGGCCAGCCCTTCTACGAGAGCCTCTCGGAGAAGGTCGACCGTGACGTGTCCCCGGACGGCACCGCTCCCGAGTCCCACCTCCCGCTCTGGCGTGAGCTGTGGATCTCGGCGCGGGACAGTCTGCGGATCCTCTTCCGCGCCCTGCTGTGGGGCGTCCTGCTCTTCGGCCTCGGCTTCGTCCCGTTCGTCGGGCAGACGGTCGTCCCCGTCCTCGGCTTCTTCGTCACCGGCTTCTTCCTCACCGAGGAACTCGTCGCCGTCGCGATGCAGCGCCGTGGCGTCGAACTCCGCGACCGGCTCGCCCTGTTGCGCTCCCGCAAGACCCTGGTCTGGGGCTTCGGCACGCCCCTGGGCCTGGCCTTCCTGGTCCCGTTCGTCGCGGTGTTCCTGATGCCGGGCGCGGTCGCGGGCGCCACCCTCATGGCCCGCGAGCTGCTGGGTGAAGAGACACGGGACGACTCCAACGACGCAGAGGAAGTCACCTCTTGA